The genomic stretch CGCGCGAGGCTGGCGACGAGCCGGTTCTCGACCGGGTCGGCGGCAAACGCCATCACGATGGGGATCGTCCTCGTCGCGTCCCGGGCCGCCTGCACCGCGGGCGTGCTGGTCGCGAGGATGAGGTCCACCCGCATGGCGACCAGCTCGGCCGCCAGCGCGGGCAGGCGCTCGAGCTTCCCCGCGGCGCCCCGATACTCGATGAGAAGGTTCTGGCCCTCGACGTAGCCCAGGCCCCGCAAGCCTTCCGACAGGGCCCCGGGCCGCGTCGGCCCGGGGCGCGTCGGCCCGAGCCCCCATGGCCCGAG from Candidatus Methylomirabilota bacterium encodes the following:
- a CDS encoding ABC transporter substrate binding protein, which encodes MSVIVRDRRIGRWLLVAALVAVAIPVGAQPAPGKIYRIGWLGPWGLGPTRPGPTRPGALSEGLRGLGYVEGQNLLIEYRGAAGKLERLPALAAELVAMRVDLILATSTPAVQAARDATRTIPIVMAFAADPVENRLVASLAR